Genomic DNA from Sphingomonas hankookensis:
GGATCATCGATAGTCGATCCGCCACAGCTTGAGCGGCGACCCCTTGGGCAGCGGCACCGGGGTCAGCCATCCCGGCACCTTGCCATGCGCCAGCAGGTCGTAGAAGCCGCCGGGCGAGCGGGCGCGGTAAACGGTCGTCTCCGCCATGTTGGGGCAGGTCAGCAGATAGGTCGCGCCATGCCGCCGGGCGATGGTGCGGAAATTGTCCGGATCGCCCTGGAACGCGTGATGCACGTCGAGGATCGCGTCGCCGTTGCGATGGTACGGGCCGGTGATGCCGTCATGATGCGTCGCGACGATCAGGCGGGGCCCGAGATCGACATGGGTGAACATTACCGCCGCCGGAATCCGGTTCAGCGCCTGTAGCGCGGGCAGGCTGGCGCAGCGGGCGCCCGCGCGGAGCACCTGCTTGGTGCGGGCGTCCTGCGGCTTGATGCGCACGCTCTTGCCGACACCGGCGGCGGGCAGGCTGGAGAGTGCACGCACCACCGGATCGACCGCGAAGCTGCCCAGCACCAGCACCGCCGCGACGCTGCCGAGTACCCGCACGATCGCACTATTGCGCGACAGCAGCCATGGCAGCAGCACCCAGGCGAGGGCGACCGCGCCGGGCACCGCCAGCAGCTGTGCCGCCGGGCCGGCGCGGATCTGCCAGAACAGCATCGCGACGGCGAAGGCGGTGAACAGCGTGATCGCCGCCCATGGCACGAGCGTCGGCGACCGGCGTGCGCGCCACGTGGCGAAGATGGTGCCGAGGAGGCCGATGATCGGTCCGGTGACGATCGGCAGAATGGTGCGGCCGGGCATCGAATAGAGCGGCTTGGCCTCGCGCACATTGTTCAGCCAGGTGCGGGCCAGCTCCTCCGACACGCCTTCGGGACGTTGCAGGCATTGCGGGAACAGCGCGGCAAAGGCGCCGGCCAGCGCGCCGCCGGCGACCAGCGCCAGCGCGAGACGGACGAGGCGGTTTTCGGGCGCGATCCATGCCAGCAGCACCAGCAGCGCGCCACCCGCGACCACCGCCGACAGCCACACCGGGGTCAGCGCGTCGCAGCGCATCGCGTAATTGGCGTTGGAGGCGAAGGCGACGAAACCGATCGCGCTCGCCCCCGCCAGCGTCGCGCCATAGACGGTCAAGCGGCGTGCCTCCGCCCGCTCCCAGACCCAGCGCAGGGCGACGATCGCACCGGCCATCGCGCAATAGGGCAGGAGTTCGAGCCCGATGGTCAGCGATAGCGCCGAGGACAGGCCGACGACCATGCCGCCGCGCGCCTGTTTCGGATCGGCAAGGCCGGCGACCGTCCAGGCGAGGCAGGCGAGCTGCCAACCATGATGGTCGATGCGTTCGGGCATGAACATCAGCAGCGTCGACGAACAGCCGAGCAGGAACAGGATCGCGAACGGCCATGCCACCGGCGACACCAGCCGCCGCACCGTCACCGCCAGCGCCGCCATCGCCACGCCCATCGGCAAGAGCGGCGCGATGCCGACCGCGAGCTTTTCTGCCCAGACCGGCCCGGCAAAGGGCTTGAGCAACAGGATCAGCCCCGCGATCGGCAGGTCGACCAGGCGCGACCAGTGGATGTCCAATCCCCCCGGCGGGTTCAGCCGGTATTGGCGCAGGTCGTACCAGCCCTGACCGCCCAGCCACGCACGCACCTGCATCAGGCGCATATTGTCGTCGGTGTCGGACAGGGCCAGCCAATGGACTGCGTTCCAGCGTTGCCACAGGAACCACGCGGCGATCACCACCCAGGCGAGCAGCAGCCAGCGCCGCCAGTGACGGTCGAGTTCGGTGAGGCGCGCGGGCGTGTCGGTCAAAATCGCTTTCCCCAAGCCGCCACGCATTCTACGGCGGCTGTCCTGCCATGGTGGCAACAGGCGCGCTGTATCGGATGGCGCGCAAAGGACAAGGGTGGCACGCGGGTGATCGCGCGGATCGAACGGTTGATGGCGGATGGGGTGCTGGGGCAGTTGATCCGCTTCGGCATCGTCGGACTGTTGGCGACGGCGGTCTATTCGGCGGTGTATCTGCCGCTGGTCTATCATGTCCTGCCGACCGGCTATGCGTTCGTCGCGGTGATCCCGGCCTTCGTGGTCGCGGCGACCTTCGGCTGGTTCGCGCACGGCCGCTGGAGCTTTCAGGGCCATGGCACGCGGACCGAGGGTGCCGAACAGCCGATCAAGTTCGTGCTTGTGCAGGGGTTCGGCATGGTGCTGAACGGCCTCTTCACCTTCGGCATGGTCGATCTGGGCGGGTTGCCCGACTGGAGCCCGCTGGTCCCCGCCGTGCTGGTCACGCCCTTCGCCACCTTCGCGCTCAACCGTTCATGGGTATTCGGATAAGATGGACCGCATCGTTTATGACCGCATGGCGGCGCACGACTCGACGCATTGGTGGTATCGCGCGCGGCGCGAAATCCTGGCCGACTATGTCGAGCGCTATGCCGGGTTGAAGCCGGGCTCGCGCATCCTCGAGATCGGTTGCGGCACCGGGCACAATTTGCCGATGCTGGGGGCGTTCGGCGAGGTCGACGCGATCGAGATCGATCCGGCGGCGCGCGCCATCGCCAGCGAGCGGCTGGGCAAGCCGGTCGGCACCGCGCCGCTGCCGACGCTGGCGGGGGTGACTGGCACCTATGACATGATCGCGGTCCTCGACGTCGTCGAGCATATCGAGGACGATGTCGCGACGTTTCGCGGCATGGCCGAGCGGTTGGCACCCGGCGGCAAGATCCTGGTCACCGTCCCGGCGCACCAGTGGATGTGGAGCGCACACGACGTGGTGAACCATCATCATCGCCGCTATTCGAAGGCGACGCTGGCCAAGGCGATTGCCGATGCGGGCCTGAAGCATAACGGCCTGCGCTATTTCAACTCGCTGCTGTTTCCCGCCGCCGTCGCGGCGCGGGTCGCGGGCAAGCTGACCGGCAAGGACGACAGCGACGACTCGCCGCCGCCCAAGCCGCTGAACAAGGCGTTCGAGGCGATCTTCCGGCTGGAACGGCATCTGCTGGGGCGCTTGCCGATGCCGCCGGGGCTGTCGATCGTTACCTTGGTGACCAAGTAGCGTCCGTCATCGCCGAGGCGAGGCGGGCGACGACGCTGGCATGGTCGGGCAGGAACGGGGATAGGGCGCGGGCCGGCGGAATGCCGGTGCCTTCGTAGAATTTCCCGTCGGCAGCGCGATAGGCTTCGGCGGGGAGCGTCAGGCTCCAGCCGTTCGGTAGCGGCTTCACCAGTTGGTCGGACAGCGCGCCGCGGGTCCGGCCGCCGACATGCCGGACATGGGGCAGCGCGCGCATCGCGAGGGTGAAGGTTTCGCCTGCGCTGACGGTAATGTCGCTGGTCAGCAGCGTCACCCGGCCGGCGTAGCGCATCCGCGACGACGGTTCGACGCGGAACGGCTGCCATCTATTCGTTCCGACCGGGGCCTTGGCAAAGCCGAGGGTCGGGCGGCTGGCGAATCGTCCGGCGATCCGCAGACTGACGCTGTCATAACCGCCGCGATTGTTGCTGACGTCGACGATGACGCCGGGCAGGTCGCGGAAATCGGTCAGTGCCGCATCGAGTGCGGCGTCCAGCGCGGCCAGTTCGCCCTGCCCCTGTTCGGCGAACCCGCCCATGGTCAGGATGTTGATATAGCCGATTCGGCCGATCCGCCCCCACAGGATGCGGCGACGCGCGACGAGATGGCCGCCGCCGTCCAGCAGGGCGGTGATGCCGGTGCGATAGCGGTCGTTCCACGCGCGCTCGCGGGCGGCGGGATCGGCGCCGAGCGCCGGGTCAAGCCGGGCGGCACGCAGCGTCGGCGCCTCGCCGCTCTCCATGCTTCGGTCTTCGCCGTCGATCGTTGCCGACAGCGAGACGTGCGCGTCGTCCAGCGGATCGAGTGCCGCTGCCAATCGGTCGTACAGCGTTGCGGGGGTGCTGTCGGTCGGGATCGCGGAAAGCCGCTTTGCGAGCTGTCGACGGTGGCGCTTGCGTGGGGGTGTCCGGGGGTAGAGGTCGGCGAAAGTCGCCGCGACGAGGCTGGCGATGTCGCTGCTGGACCAAGAGCGCGCGGTCCAGCAGGCGGCGGGCAGGGCGGCGATCCGCCGGTACACATAGCGCGTCTGGCCCTGGCCTTCCGAAAACGCGACTTGGTCGGGATCGAGCATCGTCGCGTCCTGATCGACGATCGTCTGCCCGGCATCCGTATCGGGGTCAGGGTAACAATAGGGGCCGGCGACATGGTAGAGCGCCGGGCGTCCGGCCGTTACCGTCAGGAGCTGGCCATAGCCTTCCGCCCGCCATGTGCCGGTGAGATCGGCGGGCGCTGCTCCAAGCGTCAGCGGCAGAACCGCCAGGGCGATCAGGCGTCGGGCGAATGGCAAGCGCTCAGCCCCGCCGGAACCATTTGAACTTCGGACCTGCCGATTGCAGCACGCCATGCCGGAACAGGCGCGCGCCCAGACTGATCGTGATCGCGACCCATAGCAGTTGCCATGCAAGGGCGGCGACATGCGGCCAGATGTCGGCGCTGGTCGCGGCGCGGCCGGCCATGGCGAAGGGGCTGCTGAACGGGAACAGCTCGGCTGCCGTCGCGATCCAGGTGCCGGGCCGTCCGATCGCGGCCAGCGCGAAGGCGAACATCGCCATCTGGAAGATGGTGATCGGTAGCGACAGCATCTGGATCTCGCGCGGGGTCGATGCCTGCGCGCCGACGGTCAGGAACACCGATCCGAGCAGCATATAGGCGAGCGTGAAATAGAGGATGTACAGCAGCACGAACCCGGGAAAGCCGATCGCGGGCGCGATGCCCGACAGGCCTGCGGCGAATTCGGGCGGCAGCAGCGCGCCGATATTCGCCCCGACCGCCGCCCAGAAGGCGAGGAACAGGATCGCCACGCCGAACATGCCGATCAGCTTGCCGAGGAACACCGATTCCAGCGGCACGGCGGCAGCCAGGACCTCGATCACCTTGTTCGAGCGTTCCTCCGCCATGGTGCCGACCGCCTGTCCCGCCAGCATCAGCGTGACGACGAACAGGGTGACGACGGCGAAGGTGCCCGCTGCGCTCTTGCCGCCGAGCGACGTGCTGTCGCGTTCGACGCGGGTGAAGGTCGGTTGCGACAGCGGCGCTCCGGACAGGCCGGCACGCCGGTCACGCACCGCCTGTTCCGCGATCGCCGCCAGATATCTCGCGGTGGTCGACGTGATATTGGCGTGGATCAGCTGCGGTGCCTCGAGCGGGCCATAGAGGACCGAGGGCACGTCGACGTCGGGATCGGACAGCAAGGCGCGCGCCTGTGCGGCAGGATCGGCGGCGGGCGCGACGGTCGCCAGCGGCGGCAAGCCGCGTTCGCGGGCAATCGCCGGGCGGATCAGCGCATCGGCGGCGCGCAGCCGCGCGGCATCCTCCGGCGTGGCGATGGCGTAGAGCTTTTCCTTGCCCTCCGCGCCCTGACCCACGGTCATCGCGCCGAGGCTGCCCATCGCGCCGAACCCGGCGAACAGCAACGGGGCGAGCAGGAAGAGGAGGAACATCGGCGTCATCACCGTCGCGGCAAAATCGCGGCGGGCGATGGTCATGGTCTGGCGGATCAGCTTGGCGGTGTCGCTCATGCCGCTTCCCCCCGCGCGGCGTCGCCGACGATGCGGACGAACGCGTCGTGCAGCCCGGGCCGTTCTATCGAGAGGCCCGAAATGCCGTAGCCCGCGTCGATCAGCCGCACCAGCATCCCCTCTATGCCGTCCGCCGGCAGCGTGAAGCGCCAGCCGCCGCGATCCTCCTGCGCATCGGCGGGCAGCAGCGCGGCGATGCCCGGTGCGGGGTGGTGCGGCACGTAATGCGCCTTCATCGGCAGCAGCGCGCGGGCGTCGTCGACAGTCCCCTCGAACCGGCGACGGCCGCCGGCGATGACGCATAGCCGGTCGCACAGCCGTTCGGCATGGGCCATGACGTGCGTGGAAAACAGGATGGTCGCGCCCCGGTCGCGCTCGGCGCGGATCAGCGCTTCCAGCCGTTCCTGGTTGACCGGGTCGAGACCGGAAAAGGGTTCGTCGAGGACAAGAAAATCGGGCTGGTGCACGACGCTGCCGAGCAGCTGGACGAACTGCGCCATGCCCTTGGACAGCTTGCGGATCTTCGAATCGACCGCATGGCCGAGGCCGGCCTGTTCGAGCATCGCCGCCGCCCGCTTGCGCCCGGCCGACCAGTCCAGCCCACGCAGCGCGCCCATGAAGGCGATCGCCTCGCGCGCCTTCATGCCGGGATAGAGGCCGCGTTCCTCGGGCAGATAGCCGACCCGATCGGACGCGTCGCGCGGGGAGCGGCAGCCCAGCAGCGTGCGCGATCCTTCGTCGGGTTCGATGATGCCGAGCAACATGCGCAGCGTCGTCGTCTTGCCCGCGCCATTGGGGCCGAGCACGCCGTACACTGCGCCGGTCGGCACCGACAGGTCGATGCCGTCGACGACCCGCCGGTCGCCGAACCGCTTGACCAGCCCGGTCGCGTGCAGGGCCAGGTCATTCCGGGCAAGATGATCGTCGCGCAACCGCTATCCCCTCCAACGACGCTCTTTAGCGTGCGCATGGAAAAGCGTAGCGGGGGGAAGTGATCCAAGACAAGGCCATCCCGAGCGATATTGTTGACCGTATCCGGGTCAAGGCGGCCGAATGCGGGTTCGTCGCCTGCGGCATCGCCCGCGCCGATGCCGCGCCGCGCACCGCCGAACGGCTGCGGCAATGGCTGGACGAGGGACGTCACGGGTCGATGATCTGGATGGAGGAGCGTAGCCAACAGCGCGGATCGCCCGCCGGATTGTGGAGCGAGGTGCGCTCGGTCATCGCGCTCGGCATGAGCTATGCCCCCGCCACCGATCCGCTGGCGCTGGCGGGTGTGGGAGACCGGGGGCGCATCTCGGTCTATGCGCAGGGCGGCGACTATCATGATGTGGTCAAGAAGGCGCTGAAGGCCCTTGGCCGCTGGCTGGCGCAGGAGTCGGGCTGCGATCTGAAGGTGTTCGTCGATACCGCGCCGGTGATGGAGAAGCCGCTTGCCGAGGCGGCGGGGCTGGGGTGGCAGGGCAAGCATACCAATCTGGTCAGCCGGACCCATGGCAGCTGGCTGTTCCTGGGCGCGATATACACCACGCTGGACCTGACGCCGGACCGGGCGGGACGCGATACGTGCGGGTCGTGCGATGCGTGCCAGCGGGCGTGCCCGACCGATGCGTTTCCCGCGCCCTATCGCTTGGATGCGCGGCGCTGCGTCTCGTACCTGACGATCGAACATGCCGGGCCGATCCCGCACGAGCTGCGCGAAGGGATCGGCAATCGCATCTATGGCTGCGACGATTGCCTGGCGGTGTGTCCGTGGAACAAGTTCGCGGCGGCGGCAGCGGCGAACCGGGCGTTCGCGGCGCGCGCCGAACTGGCGGCACCGCGCCTCGCCGATCTGATCGCGCTGGACGATGCCGGGTTTCGGGAGGTCTTTCGCGGGTCGCCGATCAAGCGGATCGGGCGTAACCGGATGGTGCGCAACGCGCTGATCGCGGCGGGGAATAGCGGGGATGCGGCGTTGATCGGCCCGGTGCGTGCGGCGTGTAGCGATCCCGATCCGGTGGTGGCCGAAGCGGCCACGTGGGCGTTAGGCCGCCTGTCGGGTTAGGTCGGCATCGAGCCATTCGATCCGGTTCCGCCCGCCATGCTTGGCGCGGTACAGCGCCTCGTCCAGCCCGCGCAGCAGCGCCGGCGGATCGACCGGCCAATGGTCGAGATGATGGGCGCCGATGCTGGCGGTCACGCGGATCGCGGTGCCGTGTCCGTCGATGCGCAGCGCGGCGATGGTGCTGCGCAGCCGTTCGGCGATGAGCGCGCCCGCCTGCGCATCGGGTGCGACGAGCGCGAGCGCGAATTCCTCGCCGCCCAGCCGGGCGCACAGATCGTCTTCGCGGCAGCAACCCTCGATGGCGGTGGCCACCGCTCGCAGCACCGCGTCGCCCGCCGGATGGCCATGGCGGTCGTTGATCGATTTGAAATGGTCGAGATCGAGCCAGAGCAGCGTCAGCCCGCCATCGTTGGCGCTCGCCTCCAGCCGGCGGTGGAGCCGGTGTTCGAACGCCCGGCGGTTGAGCAGCCCGGTCAGCCCGTCATGGTCGGCAGCCTGCTGCAACTGCGCCATCAGGTCGTCGCGCACCGCCATCGCGCTGCTGATCGTGAGCGGCACGAGCGCGAGGAACGCGACGGCGATGCGGATCGACACGACCATGCGCGGGATCGACAGGTCCTGTCCGATATCGACCATCCCCAGGCCGATGGTGATCATGCACCCGCTGCCCAGCGCCATGGTGACGAGCGCGGCGGTCGACACCGAATAGGTCATCGCGCACAGCAGCAGCGCGGGCATCGGGAACATGATGCTGCCGGGTCCGTCGAAATAGACGGCAAGGACGCAGGAGACGGCGAGCAGGAGCAGCGGCCAGAGCGGCTTGGCCGCGGCGGCGGTCGCGACGCGCCGTTCGCGCCGCCAGGGCGGCTGCACGGTGAGCATCGCGGGCAGGAAGATCAGGTAGTTGGCGATCTCGCTGGCGGTCCAGGTCATCACCGTCTGGGTCGGCGATCCGTGGAACTGCACGACGACCATCACCGCGCCGGTCAGCGCGGCGACGAGGCTGCCGGGCAGCAGGCCGACCGAAATGCGCATTACCGAATGGACCCGCCGCAAGCGCAGGTCGCGCGACGCGAGGCGGCGCAGCGCCAGTACCGCGACGAAGGTCCCCGACACATTGGCGGCAGCGAACCAGCCGCTGAGCGCAGGGCTCTGGCCGAAGAGCAGGTCGGCGAGGACGAAACCGGCGCCGGCACCGAACCAGCCGGCCGGGCGGTGCAGATGCGGCGCGCGCACCATGGTACCGACGAGGATCGCATTGGCCGGCCAGAAGGCGACGGAGAAAGCGTGGCGGGTGATCAGCCCCAATGCCGCGCCACCGCCGACCACGGCGCAGACCAGCAGCATGGCGCGGACCGCATCGACCATCGGCCCCCGCCCGGCAAGCGGGCGCGCGGTCCATGGGGGCGCGCCTTGCGCGCCGGACGGAACGGTGGTCGGCATCGCGCGCGATTCTAGGGCGTGGCGGTAAACAAGCGGTAAGGGGCGGGCGTCATGCACCGCTTTCGCGACGAACCGCGGCCAGATCGCCATTGGGCCGCCCCTGAACATGGGCCCAGTCGCGGAATTTCCAGTCGCCGCCCCAGACCAGCCCCTCCGCCTTCGCCGCCTTGCCCAGCGCGCGGAAAAAGACATGGGCGTCGGGTTCGCGCCAATACCAGCGTTCGTCGACCAGATCGGCGGCCCAGGCGGCGGGAATGCCTTCCGGCGTCTGGGCATTGTGGAAGCTGAAGCGCACCTTGCTGGACCCGGCACGGAACAGGCGCTGTTGGACCTCGACCGACCGCCAGCCATAGACGACGACCGGGCGGAACCGCTCGGTGCGCAACCGGGCGATGACCGCGACGACGCGCGGGCGGAAGCGGGGGTGGAGGCTGGCGAGCTTGCGCTCCTGCGGCCAGTTGCTGCTGTCGCCGTCCCAGTGCGCCGGGGCGGCGCGCAGGCGGGCGAGGGTGGCGCCGCCGGGATCGACCCGGCCATCGGCGTCGATCCCGAAGCGATCCTGTGCACTACGGATCGCGGCGATCAGGCGCGGACCGGCGATGCCGTCGATCCCGCCCGGATCGATCCCGATGCGCAGCAGCAGCCATTGCACCGCGCGCACATCGCCCGCGCGGTTCACGCCGCCTTCCCCGACCGCCGCCTCGATCATCGCCCTACCCCTATCCTGTTCATCGCGCGGGGACGCTGGCGGGCGAAATCCTACATTTCAAGCGCGGTTCAGCGGCGCCGGGCGCGTGCTGCCGCGACCTGTGCGCCGAATGCGCGGGCCCGTTCGTCGAGCGCCGTGGTGTTCGCCCAGGCCGGGCCGCCGGCTCGCGCCTGCTTCGCAAGGCGTCCGATCATCGCACTTTCGGCGCGCAGGGTACGCGCTTCCGCCCGGCTGAGGTCGCCACGCCGCCGTCCGTCGCGGATCGAGCGGTTCGCGTCGTTCAGGTCGCGATCGAACGAGGCGCTGGGCGCTGCCGGCATTTCGCGCACGGCGGAACGGCCCCCGTCCCAGATTTGCGCGCTGGCGGGTGCGGCGATCGCAAGCAGGAGGATCGGCAGGATCACACGCATCGGCATTCTCCTTCATCTACGCGCATCCTATCGTCGCGGCACCATCCGCGCCATCCGGCTTTTCCTGTCGCGCAGCTTGGGGTAACGCCAGCGCCCATGATCCGTCCTGCCCTGTCCATCGTCGTTCCCTGTTACAACGAGGCCGCCTGCCTCGACGTGCTGCACACCCGCATTTCGGCGGCGGCGCGCGCGGTGGTCGGCGACGATCATGAAATCGTGCTGGTGAACGACGGATCGCGTGACCAGAGCTGGGCGGTGATGGAGCGGCTGGCGGCGTCCGATCCGCGGCTGGTGGCGATCAACCTGTCGCGCAACCACGGGCATCAACTGGCGCTGACCGCGGGGCTCGACCTGTGCGCGGGCGAGCGCATCCTCATCATCGATGCCGATCTGCAAGACCCGCCCGAATTGCTGGCGGACATGCTCGCGACGATGGAATCGGAAGGCGCCGATGTCGTCTATGCCGTCCGGCGCAAGCGCGAGGGCGAGACCTTCTTCAAGAAGCTGACCGCCGCCGGCTTCTACCGCGTGCTCGACCGGGTGACCGATACCCCGATCCCGCTCGACACCGGCGATTTCCGGCTGATGAGCCGGCGGGCGCTCGACGCACTGCTGAGCCTGCCCGAACAGGCGCGCTTCATTCGCGGCATGGTGGCGTGGGTCGGGTTCCGGCAGGTGCCGTTCCCCTATGACCGCGACGAACGGCTGGCGGGCGAGAGCAAATATCCGCTGGGCAAGATGATCCGCTTCGCCCTCGACGCGGTGACTGGTTTCTCCACCGCGCCGCTCCGCCTCGCCAGCCATATGGGGCTGGTGCTGACCGGGCTGTCGCTGCTGCTGTTTGCCTATATCGCGATCGGCTGGTTGTCGGGCAGCGCGGTGCAGGGATGGACGTCGACGATGCTGGTCGTGGTGTTCCTGGGCGCGGTGCAGATGTTCGTACTGGGGATGATCGGCGAATATCTGGGGCGGCTGTACGTCGAATCGAAGCGGCGGCCGCTCTATCTGGTGGCGGACGTGGCCGGGCCGGTGAAGGGGCGGGCGAGTCTGGGGTATCGGGCCGGGGACCGGGGCGAGGTTACGGTGTCGCCGGTGCTGCCCGAGCAGTCGTAGAAGGTCGGGTTCACGCGAAGGCGCGGAGACGCGAAGAAGGAGATAGATTTCGCGCAGAGACGCGGAGGCGCAGAGAGGTTGCGGGCGCGGACAGGTTTTCCGCGATAGCGGCCTCACTCGTCGTTGCAGCGAAAGATGTCGTCTCCCGGTCGCGTGCGCCTGCCGGGTACGAACCCGCTCTGCGCCTCCGCGTCTCTGCGCGAACCCATTTCTTCTTTTTCTTCGCGTCTCCCCGCCTTCGCGTGAAAACGACTTACCGCGCACCAACCTCGCCCAGCAACCAAGACCGGATCGCACTGGCCAAATTGGGCGGATCGTCCCCCTCGATCCGAACCGCATCGATCGCCGCCACCAGCGCCGACAACGGCAGCGACCGCCGTGCCGCGGCATCCTCCAGCGCCGTCCAGAAACCGGGTTCGAGGCTGATCGAGGTCGCGTGCCCGGCGATGGTGATCGACCGCTTCACCGGCCCGCGAAAGCCGCCCGGCGGCGCGACCGGCTTCATTCGCTGTCGAACAGCGACGCCAGCTGCTCGATCATCGTGCCGGCCA
This window encodes:
- a CDS encoding ribbon-helix-helix domain-containing protein, producing the protein MKPVAPPGGFRGPVKRSITIAGHATSISLEPGFWTALEDAAARRSLPLSALVAAIDAVRIEGDDPPNLASAIRSWLLGEVGAR